From Calliphora vicina chromosome 3, idCalVici1.1, whole genome shotgun sequence:
gttattaatcaactttaaaattaattcagtttaaagaaaggctttggaatgaatctaaaaagttaaatattaggaatggatttatggaatgaaaggctgacattttttaattacggattaagtttttagtgaattaagctcaaattgtattaagtaattcgaagctctgatatttagtaattataacactaagtttttatatgaaatttgcctataatattcctaatttacagtatcattatatatttcgggaatagccgggtacgccggaatgtagaaaaaaatttcccgattcccgggaatcaaaaaaggtcgggaataTAAAAACCCTAGTTCCAATGGATTTACTAGCAGAAAGTTGACAATATGCAAAGAGATTATTGATTGTTTTTTCGCTTCTCGATCTCGGATGATATAGACAAGTTTGTTGAAAGCTAAAAAGTAGGTTTTGTCTCTCAAAATTTTCCTCAATGCAGAGTTGTTGTATAACTACAAACGATCTCATAAGAGGGCAACGAATTTGGGGTGAAATGGTGGATTTTAATCAGACTTTGAAATTAATGTACTTGTAATATTCATCAGCTTTAGATCTATGTATTAGACGGAACAGGGTGCAATAATTATTATTGCACTTGACAAACATCTGTTTCTCCTTCCCGGATTAGATGGAACATGGTGCTATAGACACATTACGGtttctttagatttattcggACTGTTTCGGTAAGGGATAACTTGCTCTCAAACGGATGTATTATTCATAACATTCTGGTATCTCATAATATCGGCAAGggatattcaaatacatattgaGCGCGATCGGTAAATGGATAATCTTAGATTGTAATTGTCTCTTTCTCTTACTAAATTTTTATCACCGcgatcttttatattttttacattgaaatatatacaccGAATATTGGCCTTTAACCTTTtagaagtaaacaattttatttacaccattttaaggaaaatatccttggctttaaaatggagtcaaaaattatgctggtctttgagtagtttcaaagttatgggcaattatgtgtatataattttagaaaattttcacaaattttttaattttaaaatcgcgatatttttacatcgtaatgagtttccattgaaaagtCATTGATATAAGAaatatattggatatattatgtatgtggtaaatttcattaaaatcggagatggtaaatccAACTGCTGTGCGCTTTCAAATGGATCTTTCCCATATTAAAAAAGACGTGCCGATTTACAATGTCTTCTGTCATTGCCCTGCACTGGAATATCGTTCCTTGTTGCATTGATGCATCTTTGATCTAGCATTTTTAAACTACCGATCAAAGGGCTATTTATAACAATGCAAACATTTATCATGTCTGAAAGCTTCCATTATACACAGTAATCAAATTCTCTACATGATTTTAACATGATCTTTAAGACATTAAACTTATGAACTAtcgatcattttaaaaatatactcaACAACTTCAATAGGAGTTATGATTGGTTTTGAAACTGAATCATTTTAGCGCGTGATGGCTCAGGACTCAAATCCTTCTCTAACATCCTAGCCATAAACCATTTTTATAGAACTTTTCCTATTGATCAgcaatttcatttcattagTCTAGTTCAGATGGATGATATGCGGGAAAATCTCAAATACTTTAGGATCATACCTATCATCATCGAATTCGTATGTATGATTTAACAAAGTCGTGTTAAACCCAACCTTTTGCCaattaacaaaattcaacatttgaTTAACTGAAAATCTGTTTACTTATGAATGGTTTTCcgtaaatataattaaaaattattatgccAAATATTTTGCTTACAGCATGTTTTTCTCTACAACATACACAAACAAGTATTATTTTCAATGgaagttaatatatttattctACAAGGGCTttactttttgtaaataaaattttatatattttttttttaacttggctACTGTTTGTTCAAATATAACAGCCATTAACAATGCCATTCATAACGCTAAAAACAATAGTTTGTGTgtgtttaaccaaaaaaacaacCAGCAAAGTTTACATAAAAACAATGATGAAACAGAATCCTTTATACTCAAACCTGTTGTTAGGGgcaaaacaacagaaaaaaaaacttaaaataaggCATAAAgtagtgaaaaaatataaaataatcataattaaCATGTATTCGTATACTTACAGAAATAACTGCGTGTAAAAGTTCTACGGCCACGCAATACCCGACGTAATGCTTCCGTTTCCTGGGTGCAGCAGGCAAAtacaactaaaaataaaaattaaacaaaaatatttaaaaaaaattattaacacaTGTGGAAAAAAAATGAGgagattttttttcacaaacagggtaaaaagtttttaatgatatttaaatataaggtGCACGATAGTAAGTAAATGAACGTATCATGCCACATCAACATAATGGGGTCCATATGGAGTTTATGCAAACATAGAAACGagaacatatttttcattttactcGCATTCAACTGAAGTTAgtgggattttttttatttaattttttagttgctACAGAGTTGAGAAAGAGTGGAGTTGTGATTGAGGAACTAGTTCGAAGAGCAGCAGCAAAAATAGTGTGATTTAAAAAAGCATAGAAATCAAAGAAAAACTGACCAAACAATCCAAATTGAGCGTAAATAGATATTCTCAGTTCTCCTCTCATAtttgtagaaattttaattgtattttaatcgGTTTATGACCATGTAATATCCCAGTTACTAATCCCATGAATTTCTCTTTTTGAGATGTTTCCCTCTAGAttgaagaatttattttttatcaaacgGGCGCAACTTTTATATTAAGATGATCACAATCAAGTCTCGGAACGAGCACAAGTTCAACTCAATCGACAGTTGTACCAACCGGACTTTTGCTTCCCCAAGAGAGACCATTCTACAACAACAGAACTTTAGCTACAAATCTACtacgaaatattgaaaatatatagaacatatttttaatatttcgtagcagtgaagttttctataaatgacagatatgctAATACTATTAATCACCAATGAATTGACAGATGATTCTAGTGATGCtgaaatttattcaaatcaATTAATTCCTTGAAAGTTTGGAGCGCAACAcgtattaaacatatttttttaacacttattttAAAGCAGACACTGGTGGCAATAAAAATAGTTGAAATTAATCAAGTTATTTTACTACTTTCACAAATATTAATAGACAGaatcaaaattatttgaaaaataaaaatgatccAGTATAATTAAATCTATATCTatatgtctttgtaagtttgtttgttggtttgtttatttgtttgagcatcacgcctaaacggctgaaccgattttattgaaatttggaacgtagatagatccttactgggaagcgtcaataggctatatattttttattttactacgacaggggtagcgaagctcaccgggtcaagctagtatgtaaataaaatatgtatgtaagcaGCCATCAATCATCATTAtacagttttatatttattgggcgtatgacttaaaaatgcaggatttatttaattttttaacctttattttgaaactatgaccttttcccatctttctggcaacatatgaattccgagccaaaagaactgctcaccttttgaggtcaagaataAAGcaggccaatatcggatactatgtttcaaagtgaagcgtatcccagagagagcgttctgcatcgatagttctacaaatagtagtcggactgggCACGTTCTGGACTATAAATCTACCCAACcacatcattctaaatagtttttaacaggtattgcaacatgtggccaagcgttgtcatgatggaatattacggtttaatgTCTGGGCGTTTTTTGGCCCAGAATATGaggcattcggtacaggttccatgtaatggtctggtcagatttcagcagttcgtaatagataggaccttAGCGCCAAGGACATTTGGATGTGAAGTCCACATtcgatatcttacgcttcggggtatcgtaatggatacatttttaaatgcaagtaatgattcgatacaaaaatgattttcatttattgcGTTCAAGCTATTCAAGgtgtctcagcttcaattcgtatgatacccagtTTTCTTgtttgctgctcgcaaacattctgaaattgctgcttgagaagTGATTGTGAATGGAGTAATGCCTTGAATTcttgttcttcaaacttttttgggtggtctgggcgatctttttgttccgtgtcaaaatcaccaattcTGAATCGAACAAATCATCTCtagcatgttgaaaccgatggaacacatccaccataagctttggtatgcaatcggtgtgtttcagcggcaatttttttcaaactaaagaagtaaagtaaaacttcccgcatatgaagctttattgtaacaaaattcgCAGCAAAAGaaactttattgtttacactataatacacagtgaggcagaatcaaaattttttggaaataaatctggcatttctaaacggctggtccgatcgggataaaatttaaagtggtcatagccaaggagcattcgagtttaagttattaaaatgagccATACAAATAATCCagtggcggcgctatgggggctcaaagtagggtaccttcgatacataacatttttaaatacgtgcaatttttttgtttcctatttgattaaaaatttttatatttttggaaagcgctcggctagactttgaaaaaacatgcttgcgcgtgctatttatctcttataatttccgagttataggcatttcaaaattgaaattttaaaattttgccataccttggtccgcttttttaaaatatggatcGTACTTTTGGACAGAATGGACTCAAACTAGTCCATTCTAAATAGTctatatcaattatggatccaaaaataaacgattttcaatttatgtattcaaaaaacactttaagaacatataacaattttatgtttatctgaaagatatctttacgcagaacattttgatataaaaaacatgtcctattcttcgaatatgtcgcccctacgcctttcggaatttgacctatattttatcaaaaattcaactttgggccacatgttctaaaatcccaaagctgcgatcagaaaacaaaaagcagttttggaaaccttgatgtattTCCTATTTAtagccaaagtattttcccagcccagaaggaaatgtggactctataggtaaaattgtaaaaaatacaatttttgggatttacgctcaaatttttaggaattacgGGATTGCCTTTTACCTTTAGACAAGtatttttacaccttgttatttaaaaatattgaattttttcatactaaaaaatttttatttccaaaaaatttcgattctgccgcACTgtgtaatgttcaataactaagtgagaataaacgaCAGACAACAGAGACTTCTTCGACTATTTCAATAGGAAGCAAGTACTTGTTGGCGGGCAATTCGTTGAGCTCATGACGGTATTTTAAATGACTTACGGTTTTACAACGCTAACCATTCAGCAACTTTTTGGGAAGTGTACATTAGTTCTTAAGCTACTGCAGTAGGGGACAAATATTCGTTGGCGGGCAATTCGTTCGGCGATTACGGTATCTTAAGCTACGTACGGTTTTATATATACGCATACGTCTTCCACTGGTTCGACTACATAGAGTACTTCTTTAGCTACTTCAGTAGGAGGCTGACAATTCATTTACATAACGACTATAACGGTATTTTAAATGAAGAGCAGTTATGTAACGttaatcatttttaatattttcctgaGGCTTCTACATTTCTTCTTTGGCTACTTCAGGCGGGCAATTTGTTAATATCATTTACAAGTTCTCTCAACCATCTCGACCAATTCGAGTTTTTAGTCATATTCTACAAAGTATTTCTAACAGACCTGTGCTTtctaaattttacatatttttaatacttttttgttaTCATCAATCagccatttatttatttatggaaCAGTCTTGGAGATCatacccgatatattgatgtataattcATGTTCCTGAGTTTTTCGAAGgtttcagaaatataatttcaaCAGATAGACCGATGTCGATACTGATCCAGTATGGAGGGACTCACGGAATGTCAAACTACTCAGTCAAGGTTAAGGGTACAAAGAACAATATTTCGTTAAGCTTTGAAATCCAGGGCCACAGTTCAGATTCCAGTCAAGACAACAGTATGAATGACATTAATTAATCTCACTACTTTTCTGAACTCCagtatattttaacatttactctatagtttttttatacccaccagcAAAACTAtgaggggtatattgattttgtcattttgTTTGTAACACATGAAAATAATAATCGCAGACTCACAAAacgatatatattctgggttcaTATAAAATGCTAAGACAATCTAGTTATgcccgtctgtccgtccgtctttaTATCTGTTGAAGGCATATTAGGGCCAACAGAAAATAATTTGTCTCTTATATTCTTTGGTCATCctaaatgtttggtattgaaaatcagctaaTTCTGTCAAGGAGACCAAAATGtgagatatttttcaaaatttctttaaatatttgcaGTTAAAACATCGAGGTCTTGGACAACTTATTCCTATTACAAAAGAacaatttgtgttttaaaaGGTTAAAATCGATTCATGATTTCTCCAAGCACCCATGCAAATATCTTACCGAAATATGGCTATATGATACATATCCATAcaatccatacaaaattttgaaattgaacaaaattcaAATGTACATCGGTGTCAGTCTTATATTGttggtgggtatataagattcgacacagccgattataactctcttacttgcagcagttgtagttgttgctgcaAAATGAAAAGCCCTAATTAATCAAAACTTAATTAGTGGCATGTTTCTGCACGTACACTCACGCTGCCACATACATGTTTATTTAACCCGCAAAAAAGAAATTTGCGAACAAAAATcgcattaaaaaatttctatttgttttttattttcccgAACACAAAAAAAGTGATGCAAAAAATGAAATGTTGCAAAGTTTTAATAACAAACTGGCAGTTATGACAAACTGAAATCCGTCCTaacaacaaaatagaaaaaaaaaatgttgttttgatCGTAAAGTATCCAAGGAATACGGTTTCCACTTTGTTTTCTATCATGATGGCAGCCATAGTTTAACTTAAATAGAGCCATGGTAACCAAAGCACTAGAGTTACTATTTCCGCAAATATGTTATTTATAACAGAAGCTGTCGATTCAAAAAATAGAGTTGGTTAATAGggaatttaaagttattttataaagaataattaaaaataggaattttttgtgattaataaaagtttttgtgTTATTACAATAGTATTTGCACATTTAGGGATTCATTAATAATATTCAATTAcaccaaatattttttccacAGAATTTGTCAATATATTTCATTGTTAATTTTGAATCATCACAATATCTATACATAAACCACAACCTGTTGTGAATGAGTAACTTTCTTATCTTATCTGTGTTGTCGTATTTAGTTAACCAAAAGAAAATagatatttgtaataaaaatatattttactacCATTATTTGGAGACTTTTCTTATCTTTAACCCGATTTTGTAACACACAAATAAAGAGTTACGAAAAAAGTCACTGGTATTTTATCGCCATATTTACTCAtgttttgataaattaattcaaacacatccatatttaattatattacacagtacaacatttttcagttcattgctttgggactcaattctgacaattgcacgtgaaagtagccccaagaataagaacttctgcatcattagttttgtcaagttggctgccgtaataatttaatgaccatacgaatttttttcctcaaggtggatttttatcactttttctatattttagcactgttatatctcgtataccgaacggaatatctcttttgcttctgaagcaaagttgtagctattgaatagtagaaaaaaagtacggaacatacctacccgaaaaaggtgcacccagtgacttaaaaatcgcaaaaatgcccatttttttaccaatttttcaccttttttgctcaataactggattacaaatccaattatggaccgatcaccatgaaattaggtcgtatgatttgtgaatatatgaaagttatttatcatgaattttgtatgtataccatcatttttaacagatttattcacttttaagtgattttcggaagcgggtcttatatgggagctatgactaattatggaccgatcataaaaaaatttcgtacatatgatttgttcggcccaaggacgaagcctgttgaaattggctgaaatcggttcattatttcacctagcccccatacaaatgccctcccgaaattggactttatcgctcataaatgtttaacttatatatgtatctacacaaatttcactcaaaataagttttatatatataaaattcatgtcaaaaaattttattatgatcggtccataattattcatagctcccatataagacccgcttccgaaaatcactttaaagtgaataaatctgttaaaaatgatggtatacatacaaaattcatgataaataactttcatatagtcacaaataacacgacctaatttcatggtgatcggtccataattggatatgtaatccagttattgagcaaataaggtgaaaaatttataaaaaatttaaaaaaatttccatttttgcgatttttaaggcactgggtgcacctttttcgggtaggtatgttccgtactttttttctactattcaatagctacaactttgcttcagccacaaaagagatattccgtacggtatacgaaatataaccgtgctaaaatatagaaaaagtgataaaaatccaccttgaggaaaaaaattcgtatggtcattaaattattacggcagccaacttgacataactaatgatgcagaagttcttatttttggggctactttcacgtgcaattgtcagaattgagtcccaaaatcatgtgttgtactgtgttatttaacagtttttatttgatttatttgtagTTGTATTCATAATTCGTATTCTTACTTAAAAACATCACCAAGTATGTTGAagtatttttcattaatttcattttgaaaaagtttctttatttctattaacaaaaaaaaaaaatacaaataatattcgTTCGTTATTATCGGCGTTTTTAACCGTTTAAAAGTCGTTTCAATACTGATAGTGAAAAGGTTTcacctaaaacaaaaaaaaattttgtataacagtttttcttatctcaaaaaatatgttgcaattcttatcttaaatttttgttgtcatTAAGCACGATTAGATAAGAAACACAAGGTTTTTCTTGAACAAACTAACTAAGAGTAATTTTCTAAAGCTTTTGCTAGACCAAAAGCTCTAGCAATGATTACTAAAAAACGTTACTTTTAAAAGCTGGAACTTGGCACAACTGCAATAGTGGGACAGAATACATACTTTTAAAATAAGGTTTTAGTATCTAAATACTTATACTAATCTAAATAGCTATATTTTATCTAAAACAATTAGTTGATATCACGACGGTGGCGGTATTTCAAGCGACGTACGGTTTTGTAACGGTAGCCATCTTCAGCCAATTCAGTCTTCTCTTCAGGAGCGGTTTCTACAGCAGCAACTTCCTCGGTTTGGGCAACAGCGACGGCTTCTTGAGCTACTTCAGTAGGAGGCAAGTATTCGTTGGCGGGCAATTCGTTGACATCACGACGATGACGGTATTTCAAACGACGAACGGTTTTGTAACGGTAACCATCTTCAGCCAATTCAGTTTTTTCCTCAGGAGCAGCAACTTCCTCGACAACTGGTTCGACAACAGAGACAACTTCTTCAGCTACTTCAGTGGGAGGCAAGTATTCGTTGCCGGGCAATTCGTTGACATCACGACGATGACGGTATTTTAAACGACGAACGGTCTTGTAACGGTAGCCATCTTCAGCCAATTCAGTTTTTTCTTCAGGAACGGCTTCTACAACAGCAATTTCCTCGGGTTGGGCAACATCTACGGCTTCTTCAGCTACTTCAGTAGGAGGCAAGTATTCGTTGGCGGGCAATTCGTTGACATCACGACGATGACGGTATTTCAAGCGACGAACGGTTTTGTAACGGTAACCATCCTCAGCCAATTCAGTGTTTTCCTCAGGAGCAGCAACTTCCTCGACAACTGGTTCGACAACAGAGACAACTTCTTGAGCTACTTCAGTAGGAGGCAAGTATTCGTTGGCGGGCAATTCGCTGACATCACGACGATGACGGTATTTTAAACGACGAACGGTCTTGTAACGGTAGCCATCTTCAGCCAATTCAGTCTTCTCTTCAGGAGCGGTTTCTACAACAGCAACTTCCTCGGGTTGGGCAACAGCGACGGCTTCTTGAGCTACTTCAGTAGGAGGCAAGTATTCGTTGGCAGGTAATTCATTGACATCACGACGGTGACGGTATTTTAAACGACGAACGGTCTTGTAACGATAGCCATCTTCAGCCAATTCAGTTTTTTCTTCAGGAACAGCAACTTCCTCGACAACTGGTTCGACAACAGAGACTACTTCTTGAGCTACTTCAGTAGGGGGCAAGTATTCGTTGGCGGGCAATTCGTTGACATCACGACGATGACGGTATTTTAAACGACGAACGGTCTTGTAACGGTAGCCATCTTCAGCCAATTCAGTCTTCTCTTCAGGAGCGGTTTCTACAACAGCAACTTCCTCGGGTTGGGCAACAGCGACGGCTTCTTGAGCTACTTCAGTAGGGGGCAAGTATTCGTTGGCGGGCAATTCGTTGACATCACGACGATGACGGTATTTTAAACGACGAACGGTCTTGTAACGGTAACCATCTTCAGCCAATTCAGTCTTCTCTTCAGGAGCGGTTTCTACAACAGCAACTTCCTCGGGTTGGGCAACAGCGACGGCTTCTTGAGCTACTTCAGTAGGAGGCAAGTATTCGTTGACAGGTAATTCATTGACATCACGACGGTGACGGTATTTTAAACGACGAACGGTCTTGTAACGATAGCCATCTTCAGCCAATTCAGTTTTTTCTTCAGGAACAGCAACTTCCTCGACAACTGGTTCGACAACAGAGACTACTTCTTGAGCTACTTCAGTAGGGGGCAAGTATTCGTTGGCGGGCAATTCGTTGACATCACGACGATGACGGTATTTTAAACGACGAACGGTCTTGTAACGGTAGCCATCTTCAGCCAATTCAGTTTTTTCTTCAGGAACGGCTTCTACAACAGCAACTTCCTCGGGTTGGGCAACAGCGACGGCTTCTTCAGCTACTTCGGTAGGGGGCAAGTATTCGTTGGCGGGCAATTCGTTGACATCACGACGATGACGGTATTTTAAACGACGAACGGTCTTGTAACGGTAGCCATCTTCAGCCAATTCAGTTTTTTCTTCAGGAACAGCAACTTCCTCGACAACTGGTTCGACAACAGAGACAACTTCTGGAGCTACTTCAGTAGGAGGCAAGTATTCGTTGGCAGGTAATTCATTGACATCACGACGGTGACGGTATTTCAAGCGACGAACGGTTTTGTAACGATAACCATCTTCAGCCAATTCAGTGTTTTCCTCAGGAGCTGCAACTTCCTCGGCAACTGGTTCGACAACAGAGACTACTTCTTGAGCTACTTCAGTAGGGGGCAAGTATTCGTTGGCGGGCAATTCGTTGACATCACGACGATGACGGTATTTCAAGCGACGAACGGTTTTGTAACGATAACCATCTTCAGCCAATTCAGTTTTCTCTTCAGGAACGACTtcttcaacagaaataacttcggGAACAGGTTCTACGGCAACTTCTGAAGCTACTTCAGTGGGAGGCAAGTATTTGTTGGCGGGTAATTCATTGACATCACGACGATGACGGTATTTCAAGCGACGTACGGTTTTGTAACGGTAACCATCTTCAGCCAATTCAGTTTTTTCTTCAGGAGCCGGTACTACAACAGAAACATCCTCAGTAGCTGGTTCAGCAACAGCGACAACTTCTTCAGTTACTTCAGTGGGAGGCAAGTATTTGTTGGCGGGCAATTCATTGACATCACGACGATGACGGTATTTCAAACGACGAACGGTTTTGTAGCGATAGCCATCCTCAGCCAATTCAGTTTTTTCTTCTTCAGGTGCGGCAACAGAAATTACTTCAGGAACAGGTTCAATGGCAACTTCTGCGCGAGCATCTACTGAAGCAGGCAAATATTCACTGGAAGGAAGTTCGCTGACATCACGGCGATGTCTGAATTTTAATTTGCGTACAGTTTTGTAACGATAACCATCATCAGCCAATAGGGCAGGCTCTTCGCTACTCTCCGGTGTGATATACTCCTGGGTTAGCAGGCTATTATCAGCCACCGGTGGTAAATAGTCAATAGCTACAGAAGCTGCTGAAGCAGCTGCTACTACAGCAAACAGTACGACAAAAACTCTCTgcaatagaaaatttcattgattaGAAATGGTTGAAACTCTCAAATGAAATTATTAGCAATATATAATCCACTTTCTAATTGTCCTTTCCAAACTTACCATTGTTATTGAGATCTATGTAGATGTTGTAGAAGAATTAAAGAAGATTTGTGTTATGATTACTAGAATCAATATCGATTAGTATTTATActctaatttgaaataaattcaacGAAACagatttttgtaattaaaaccgGTTGCTTGttcttcttttaataaaatagttCATCACAATACAACATTTTactcaaattatttattgagtttgtttttgttatcaCGCTTAGGGTCTTTAAACCATTGATGTGGATGGTTGGTTGGTGTGTTTGTCTTTTGGACAGTTTCAATTGCTGCCGGAAATAAAGGTCTTACTTGTATTCAAGCATCGACCGCTGTtctattgttttgaaatttcaagttcAAGTACGGTCTT
This genomic window contains:
- the LOC135955370 gene encoding titin-like, encoding MEISITMRVFVVLFAVVAAASAASVAIDYLPPVADNSLLTQEYITPESSEEPALLADDGYRYKTVRKLKFRHRRDVSELPSSEYLPASVDARAEVAIEPVPEVISVAAPEEEKTELAEDGYRYKTVRRLKYRHRRDVNELPANKYLPPTEVTEEVVAVAEPATEDVSVVVPAPEEKTELAEDGYRYKTVRRLKYRHRRDVNELPANKYLPPTEVASEVAVEPVPEVISVEEVVPEEKTELAEDGYRYKTVRRLKYRHRRDVNELPANEYLPPTEVAQEVVSVVEPVAEEVAAPEENTELAEDGYRYKTVRRLKYRHRRDVNELPANEYLPPTEVAPEVVSVVEPVVEEVAVPEEKTELAEDGYRYKTVRRLKYRHRRDVNELPANEYLPPTEVAEEAVAVAQPEEVAVVEAVPEEKTELAEDGYRYKTVRRLKYRHRRDVNELPANEYLPPTEVAQEVVSVVEPVVEEVAVPEEKTELAEDGYRYKTVRRLKYRHRRDVNELPVNEYLPPTEVAQEAVAVAQPEEVAVVETAPEEKTELAEDGYRYKTVRRLKYRHRRDVNELPANEYLPPTEVAQEAVAVAQPEEVAVVETAPEEKTELAEDGYRYKTVRRLKYRHRRDVNELPANEYLPPTEVAQEVVSVVEPVVEEVAVPEEKTELAEDGYRYKTVRRLKYRHRRDVNELPANEYLPPTEVAQEAVAVAQPEEVAVVETAPEEKTELAEDGYRYKTVRRLKYRHRRDVSELPANEYLPPTEVAQEVVSVVEPVVEEVAAPEENTELAEDGYRYKTVRRLKYRHRRDVNELPANEYLPPTEVAEEAVDVAQPEEIAVVEAVPEEKTELAEDGYRYKTVRRLKYRHRRDVNELPGNEYLPPTEVAEEVVSVVEPVVEEVAAPEEKTELAEDGYRYKTVRRLKYRHRRDVNELPANEYLPPTEVAQEAVAVAQTEEVAAVETAPEEKTELAEDGYRYKTVRRLKYRHRRDIN